The following are from one region of the Lacinutrix sp. Bg11-31 genome:
- a CDS encoding Crp/Fnr family transcriptional regulator: MHDRCENCIIRELNSLKALKKDELKRISDSKVSKTIKKGEVIFAEGEKLNGVFCVRNGVSKLSKMSDNGKDQIVKIASRGEILGQRSVITDEKTNLSAVALNDMEVCYIPKQHLQDSLSSNVEFTKAVLLNMANDLKFADNVIVNMAQKTVKQRVAETIKYLEDNFGIDCDGYIAVTLTREDIANIVGTAKEACIRTLSSFKKEKLISTDGKRIKIEDKKALYRLIEGL; this comes from the coding sequence ATGCATGATCGTTGTGAGAATTGTATAATACGAGAATTAAATTCACTTAAAGCCTTGAAAAAGGATGAGTTGAAACGAATTTCGGACAGTAAAGTATCTAAAACCATTAAAAAAGGTGAGGTTATTTTTGCTGAAGGAGAGAAGTTAAACGGTGTTTTTTGTGTGCGTAATGGTGTTTCAAAATTGTCGAAAATGAGTGACAATGGAAAGGACCAAATAGTAAAAATTGCATCACGAGGTGAGATTTTAGGACAGCGTTCTGTAATTACAGACGAAAAGACTAATTTAAGTGCAGTTGCGCTTAACGATATGGAAGTGTGTTATATCCCAAAGCAACACCTTCAAGATAGTTTAAGCAGTAATGTAGAATTTACTAAGGCTGTTTTATTAAATATGGCTAACGATTTAAAATTTGCTGATAACGTTATTGTAAATATGGCACAGAAAACGGTGAAACAACGTGTTGCCGAAACTATAAAATACTTAGAAGATAATTTTGGAATAGACTGTGATGGTTATATTGCTGTAACACTTACACGAGAAGATATTGCTAATATTGTAGGTACAGCTAAAGAGGCTTGTATACGAACATTATCTTCTTTTAAAAAAGAAAAACTAATTTCTACAGACGGAAAGCGCATAAAAATTGAAGATAAAAAAGCCCTCTATCGTTTAATAGAAGGCTTATAA